One stretch of Paramormyrops kingsleyae isolate MSU_618 chromosome 4, PKINGS_0.4, whole genome shotgun sequence DNA includes these proteins:
- the LOC111845959 gene encoding hypoxanthine-guanine phosphoribosyltransferase-like, with amino-acid sequence MADGGASQLVGKSGGIVIPDDWPGYPLQLFSYPEHYSPEDLECVYIPHGIIMDRIERLACTIMDDLGDHDIVLLCVLKGGYQFCSDLVEFIKALNRTSEKSLPMRVAFIRLHSYLNDQSTEDLQIVGAEDLSTLRGKNILIVEGIVDTGKTMKALMKHIEVFQPKMVKVTGLLVKRIPSGMETLPDYVGFEIPNRFVVGYALDYNEYFRDLSHICVISDTGKKKYKI; translated from the exons ATGGCAGACGGAGGTGCTTCGCAACTTGTGGGAAAAAGCGGAGGCATCGTG ATCCCAGATGACTGGCCAGGTTATCCTCTGCAGCTGTTCTCCTATCCAGAGCATTACTCTCCTGAGGATCTGGAATGCGTCTACATTCCTCACGGCATCATCATGgacag GATTGAGCGTCTGGCATGCACCATAATGGACGACCTGGGTGACCATGACATCGTACTGCTCTGCGTCCTCAAGGGAGGCTACCAGTTCTGCTCGGACCTGGTGGAGTTCATCAAGGCCCTGAACCGCACCTCTGAGAAATCCCTGCCTATGAGGGTGGCTTTCATCCGTCTGCACAGCTACCTG AACGACCAGTCCACAGAGGACCTTCAAATAGTGGGAGCAGAAGACCTTTCTACGTTACGCGGGAAG AACATCCTCATCGTGGAG GGTATAGTTGACACAGGCAAGACCATGAAGGCTCTCATGAAGCACATTGAGGTTTTCCAGCCCAAGATGGTGAAGGTGACTGG TTTGCTGGTAAAGAGGATCCCCAGCGGAATGGAGACCCTCCCTGACT ATGTTGGATTCGAGATCCCTAACCGCTTCGTGGTTGGCTACGCGCTGGACTACAACGAGTATTTCCGGGACCTCAGT CACATATGCGTAATCAGTGACACTGGAAAGAAAAAATACAAGATCTGA